The Crocosphaera subtropica ATCC 51142 genome includes a window with the following:
- a CDS encoding 2Fe-2S iron-sulfur cluster-binding protein, protein MSQNHSSFQVTLVNPKHKLNKTIKVASDEYILDIAESQGIKHPCSCRAASCFDCLGKVISGKVEQTEKAESFLKPDELDQGYVLLCACSPTSDCTILTHQEEEYLV, encoded by the coding sequence ATGAGTCAAAATCACAGTTCGTTTCAAGTCACCTTAGTTAACCCTAAACACAAGTTAAATAAAACCATCAAAGTTGCTTCAGATGAGTATATTCTTGATATTGCTGAAAGCCAAGGGATTAAACATCCTTGTTCTTGTCGTGCAGCTTCTTGTTTTGACTGTTTAGGTAAAGTTATTTCTGGGAAAGTTGAACAAACAGAAAAAGCTGAATCCTTTTTGAAACCAGATGAATTAGATCAAGGATATGTTTTACTTTGTGCTTGTTCTCCTACTTCCGATTGTACAATTCTAACCCATCAAGAAGAAGAATATTTAGTTTAG
- the queD gene encoding 6-carboxytetrahydropterin synthase QueD yields MNPPHQWTIYKEFRFEAAHRLPHHQGKCSRLHGHSWVGRVYVSRDRLHETGPQQGMVMDFGEISAYLDPLVENFLDHYYLNETTGLESPTSEAIAQWIFEKLEAAKLPGLCMVEIRETCTSGAQYRRSNE; encoded by the coding sequence ATGAACCCACCCCATCAATGGACAATTTATAAAGAGTTTCGTTTTGAAGCAGCCCACCGACTTCCCCATCATCAGGGTAAATGTAGTCGCCTTCATGGTCATAGTTGGGTAGGGCGAGTTTATGTGAGTCGAGATCGCCTTCACGAAACCGGGCCACAACAGGGGATGGTGATGGATTTTGGTGAGATTAGTGCTTATCTTGACCCTTTGGTGGAAAATTTCTTAGATCATTACTACTTGAATGAAACCACAGGGTTAGAAAGTCCTACCAGTGAAGCGATCGCACAATGGATCTTTGAAAAATTGGAAGCAGCGAAACTACCAGGATTGTGTATGGTAGAAATACGAGAAACTTGTACGTCTGGGGCCCAATATCGTCGCAGTAATGAATAA
- a CDS encoding DUF1622 domain-containing protein: protein MELFEHIEGALQHWVTLFRLILESVSVLCVVLGLLSGIRCVIMNFRFRSFPFLEVRLRFGSWLALALEFQLGSDVLSTTIAPSFQALGKLGAIAVIRTFLNYFLTQELEAEQRLKERKRSSNV, encoded by the coding sequence ATGGAATTGTTTGAGCATATAGAAGGAGCGTTGCAACATTGGGTGACACTGTTTCGCCTAATCTTAGAGTCTGTATCGGTGTTGTGTGTTGTCTTGGGGCTATTGTCAGGTATTCGTTGTGTAATCATGAATTTTCGCTTTCGCTCTTTTCCCTTTTTAGAAGTGCGTCTGCGCTTTGGTTCCTGGTTAGCGTTGGCCTTAGAGTTTCAACTGGGTTCAGATGTTCTCAGCACTACCATTGCACCGTCGTTTCAAGCGTTGGGAAAATTAGGAGCGATTGCGGTGATTCGGACTTTTTTGAACTATTTTTTGACACAAGAATTGGAAGCTGAACAACGCCTAAAAGAGCGAAAAAGAAGTTCAAATGTATAA
- a CDS encoding phycobilisome protein has translation MQKDFETLFYEAEDHYLQSSDLVMLKNSVNSLKERLAIYRLLRDQEISIFQFVADNLGETFPDEDNQRLQKGLKHWISVMRYAAMAMLLNNPDYFRHRILEWLTDIVQAQDMVTIETHIFEHLKQGLEEMLSSEQMQLLNPFLEQAKITLLETKSQSETLMVGE, from the coding sequence ATGCAAAAAGACTTTGAAACTTTATTTTATGAAGCAGAAGATCATTATCTTCAATCTTCAGATTTAGTAATGTTAAAAAATAGTGTAAATAGTCTCAAAGAGCGTTTAGCTATTTATCGATTATTACGGGATCAAGAGATTTCTATTTTTCAATTTGTTGCTGATAATTTAGGAGAAACGTTTCCTGATGAGGATAATCAACGGCTACAAAAAGGCTTAAAACATTGGATCTCAGTGATGCGTTACGCTGCCATGGCTATGTTATTAAATAACCCTGATTATTTCAGACATCGCATTTTAGAATGGCTCACAGATATTGTTCAAGCTCAAGATATGGTAACCATAGAAACTCATATTTTTGAGCATCTAAAACAAGGATTAGAAGAAATGCTTTCCTCAGAGCAAATGCAACTTTTAAACCCCTTTTTAGAGCAAGCTAAAATTACCCTATTAGAAACAAAATCTCAATCTGAAACCTTAATGGTAGGAGAATAA
- a CDS encoding V4R domain-containing protein — MIDVANLVEQSSLKGNYFSHDAYLQGDFEFGLLENRSGSRLLALPQPLIEALYATLEDELGAGSSVALFSCGRWWGKNFYQRFADELGEYYGKPLAEMEMIQFIQCLKECWKTHGWGTLDIDLKYYQNGFLVAQIVNSPFAQIAPQNLRSMCFLEAGILSAFFSKLTGEDLHCIQTNYESMGANSNMFVIGLADRINPIQAWLEEGHDHATIMELLCGSQSQG, encoded by the coding sequence ATGATTGATGTTGCCAATTTAGTAGAACAGTCTTCTTTAAAAGGTAATTATTTTTCCCATGATGCTTATTTACAAGGAGACTTTGAATTTGGCTTATTAGAGAACCGAAGTGGTTCCCGTTTATTGGCGTTACCTCAACCTTTAATAGAGGCACTCTATGCCACCTTAGAAGATGAATTAGGAGCAGGCAGTAGTGTTGCTTTATTTAGTTGTGGTCGTTGGTGGGGCAAAAACTTCTATCAAAGATTTGCCGATGAATTAGGAGAATACTACGGAAAACCGCTGGCAGAAATGGAGATGATTCAATTCATCCAATGCTTAAAAGAATGTTGGAAAACTCATGGATGGGGAACTTTAGATATTGACTTAAAATACTATCAAAATGGTTTCTTAGTTGCTCAAATAGTCAACTCTCCTTTTGCACAAATTGCCCCACAAAATTTACGTTCTATGTGTTTCCTAGAAGCAGGTATTTTAAGTGCTTTTTTCAGTAAGTTAACAGGAGAAGATTTACATTGTATTCAAACAAATTATGAATCGATGGGAGCCAATTCTAATATGTTTGTAATCGGTTTAGCTGATAGAATTAATCCTATCCAAGCGTGGCTTGAAGAAGGACATGATCATGCCACAATCATGGAATTATTATGCGGTAGTCAATCTCAAGGTTAA
- a CDS encoding V4R domain-containing protein, with protein MVFTSSDSKQETKELLTKFEHRLKKKYPKRHHHYGLEDFFCFQTETGTIIDWNESRNILTSEDFILGLIEGLEEEIGSAAGVVTYNIGKEWGKRDANFFQQWLYSEYEYEKPLNQMNLNYVLEAWWWPFTAQGWGNWEVDMSEQKNGFMFVNIFDSAVARTLGDVGKPVCHIYAGLLAGFFSNLVNKDLNCIEIQCYAMGETYCKFLVGKKDRIDAATFWLNEGALAKDIEKRLHHGEYLK; from the coding sequence ATGGTTTTCACCTCAAGTGATAGCAAACAAGAAACGAAAGAGTTACTAACAAAATTTGAGCATCGTTTAAAAAAGAAATATCCTAAAAGACATCATCATTATGGTTTAGAAGATTTCTTCTGTTTTCAGACAGAAACAGGAACCATTATTGATTGGAATGAATCTCGAAATATTCTTACCAGTGAAGATTTTATTTTAGGGTTAATTGAAGGACTAGAAGAAGAAATCGGTAGTGCTGCCGGCGTTGTTACTTATAACATTGGTAAAGAATGGGGAAAACGGGACGCAAACTTTTTTCAACAATGGCTTTATTCTGAATATGAGTATGAGAAACCCCTTAATCAAATGAACCTTAACTATGTTTTAGAAGCTTGGTGGTGGCCATTTACAGCACAAGGTTGGGGCAACTGGGAAGTGGATATGAGTGAGCAGAAAAATGGCTTTATGTTTGTCAATATTTTTGATTCTGCCGTTGCTCGAACATTAGGAGATGTGGGTAAACCAGTTTGTCATATTTATGCAGGATTATTAGCTGGATTTTTTAGCAATTTAGTCAACAAAGATTTGAATTGCATTGAGATTCAATGCTATGCTATGGGAGAAACTTATTGTAAGTTTTTAGTAGGTAAAAAAGACCGTATTGACGCTGCAACTTTCTGGTTAAATGAAGGCGCATTAGCTAAAGATATCGAAAAGCGTTTACATCATGGGGAGTATCTTAAATGA
- a CDS encoding YraN family protein, with amino-acid sequence MTSIGKIGEQFVAQWLISQSWQILHERWRSPWGEIDIIAQHHHSNTIIFVEVKTRKSKNWDQSGILAVTPQKQAKITQTASYFLGEYPQFSNFICRFDVALVHHEPCSQNDYKDSNFVIEIGKPIQWQGYQLTLLDYIEAAF; translated from the coding sequence ATGACTTCTATCGGCAAAATTGGTGAACAATTTGTGGCTCAATGGCTAATTTCTCAAAGTTGGCAAATTTTACATGAGCGTTGGCGATCGCCTTGGGGAGAAATTGATATTATTGCCCAACATCATCATAGTAATACTATCATTTTTGTTGAAGTTAAAACCAGAAAAAGCAAAAACTGGGATCAATCTGGCATTTTAGCAGTCACCCCTCAAAAACAAGCTAAAATCACCCAGACAGCCTCTTATTTTTTAGGGGAATATCCCCAATTTTCTAACTTTATTTGTCGTTTTGATGTGGCTTTAGTTCACCATGAACCTTGTTCTCAGAATGATTATAAAGACTCTAATTTTGTTATTGAAATAGGAAAACCTATACAATGGCAAGGCTATCAACTTACTTTATTAGACTATATCGAAGCTGCTTTTTAG
- a CDS encoding 2Fe-2S iron-sulfur cluster-binding protein translates to MAKKVKLDPINQEIDIQTNDNLLSGLLAKDLNVWKECGGRGMCSTCHVFITEGMDSLSPVNRREIRTMEVITTANKCSRLACQARVIGEGVVVEIPSGMYVSEIENIEDLIGSRAKENILHPINGSILVEEGKLVTRSMITQLKDTQIEVSEYMAKIQDA, encoded by the coding sequence ATGGCAAAAAAAGTAAAACTTGACCCCATTAATCAAGAAATTGATATACAAACCAATGATAATCTTTTAAGCGGTTTACTAGCAAAAGACTTGAATGTTTGGAAAGAGTGCGGAGGGCGGGGAATGTGTTCCACTTGCCATGTTTTTATCACGGAAGGAATGGATAGTTTATCCCCCGTTAACCGCCGAGAAATACGGACAATGGAAGTCATTACCACTGCTAATAAATGCTCTCGTTTAGCTTGTCAAGCAAGGGTTATTGGGGAAGGAGTCGTGGTAGAAATTCCTTCAGGAATGTATGTCAGTGAAATCGAAAATATTGAAGATTTAATTGGCAGTCGAGCTAAAGAAAATATTCTCCATCCTATCAATGGTTCGATTTTAGTTGAAGAAGGAAAATTAGTCACCCGTTCCATGATTACTCAACTAAAAGATACACAAATTGAAGTATCAGAATACATGGCTAAAATTCAAGATGCTTAA
- a CDS encoding pentapeptide repeat-containing protein, which translates to MININNYKTILTVCVLLLLSTIIYFLQPIAPAWSVNYAKQNLVERDFSSQDLRDSDFEHANLRGCNFSHANLQGVRFFASNLEGANFEGADLRYADLESARLVRVNFTNAILEGAFATNTLFNGAVIDGADFTDVLLRLDTEKKLCEIAKGTNPITGRNTKDTLFCP; encoded by the coding sequence ATGATTAATATTAACAATTATAAAACTATCTTGACAGTTTGCGTTCTCTTACTATTATCGACTATTATCTATTTTTTACAGCCTATTGCTCCGGCTTGGAGTGTTAATTATGCTAAACAAAACTTAGTTGAGCGAGATTTTTCGAGTCAAGATTTGCGAGATTCAGACTTTGAACACGCTAACTTACGGGGTTGTAATTTTAGTCATGCAAATTTACAAGGGGTAAGGTTTTTTGCCTCTAACTTAGAAGGAGCAAATTTTGAAGGGGCAGACTTAAGATATGCTGATTTAGAGTCAGCGAGATTAGTTCGCGTTAACTTTACTAATGCTATTTTAGAAGGAGCATTTGCAACTAATACCTTGTTTAACGGAGCCGTTATTGATGGGGCAGATTTTACTGACGTTTTACTGCGTCTGGATACCGAAAAGAAGTTATGTGAAATAGCAAAGGGAACTAATCCAATTACAGGCAGAAATACTAAAGACACTCTATTCTGTCCGTAA
- a CDS encoding serine/threonine-protein kinase — protein MEILCTRPGCSHPQNNFSDLDDPSKLKTVQQKYCTSCGMPLILAGRYIPSKLLGKGGFGAAFLAKDRFTPTVRLCVVKQFQPEGNLNTQALAIAQELFEREAVILEDLGSKHPQIPQLYAFFPLVVSNQITKEEEQFFYLVQELIDGEDLETELKRKGIFKESEVIEVLHEILLVLQFIHDNNCIHRDIKPSNIMRDKKGRLYLLDFGAVKQVAASAGNPQKRSTGIYSMGFAPPEQMQGSAVYPATDLYALATTCLNLLTGKSPEELYDSYNNCWNWKTQVTNISDGLADILDRLLLPIPSDRYQSASEVLQALHSSQSQGVSSSSKTSIQTSQNSPIPSPSPPPQPTPSPSSSPISPSLKKSFSSVDLLIYSGFTGFEGAILILGLKNFLAAPGIIIGCMIIGGLIYLQFRRFLDKKDLLIIGTFTVLLLIVFLFFGTLGFESVSFLLISGLVAGAGLIAVTSLFKLIYQLLSSIF, from the coding sequence ATGGAAATTCTTTGTACTCGTCCAGGATGTTCTCATCCTCAAAACAATTTTTCTGATCTTGATGATCCCTCAAAATTAAAAACGGTTCAACAAAAATACTGTACCAGTTGCGGAATGCCTCTAATTTTGGCAGGCCGTTATATACCGTCTAAGTTGTTGGGAAAAGGGGGGTTTGGGGCTGCGTTTTTAGCCAAAGATCGCTTTACTCCGACCGTGCGTTTATGTGTGGTCAAACAGTTTCAACCGGAAGGAAACTTAAATACTCAAGCATTAGCGATCGCTCAAGAGTTGTTTGAACGAGAGGCGGTTATTTTAGAAGATTTAGGCAGTAAACACCCTCAAATTCCTCAATTATATGCCTTTTTTCCCTTAGTGGTTTCTAATCAGATTACTAAAGAAGAAGAACAGTTTTTTTACTTAGTACAAGAACTCATTGATGGGGAAGATTTAGAAACAGAATTAAAAAGAAAAGGAATTTTCAAAGAAAGTGAAGTAATAGAAGTTCTCCACGAAATTTTATTAGTGTTACAGTTTATTCACGATAATAATTGTATTCACCGTGATATTAAACCCTCTAATATTATGAGGGATAAAAAAGGTCGTTTATATTTATTAGATTTTGGTGCAGTTAAACAAGTGGCTGCCAGTGCTGGTAATCCTCAAAAACGCTCAACAGGAATTTATTCGATGGGGTTTGCTCCCCCTGAACAAATGCAGGGATCGGCGGTTTATCCGGCAACAGATTTGTATGCTTTGGCTACCACCTGTTTAAATTTATTAACAGGAAAATCCCCAGAAGAGTTATATGATTCTTATAATAATTGTTGGAACTGGAAAACTCAGGTTACTAATATTAGTGATGGGTTAGCTGATATTTTAGATCGATTATTGTTACCCATTCCAAGCGATCGTTATCAAAGTGCGTCTGAGGTTTTACAAGCGTTACATTCATCCCAATCTCAAGGGGTTTCTTCGAGTTCAAAAACATCAATCCAAACGTCACAAAATTCCCCTATTCCTTCTCCGTCGCCTCCACCTCAACCAACTCCTAGTCCCTCTTCTTCTCCCATTTCACCTAGTCTGAAAAAAAGTTTTTCTAGTGTTGATTTATTAATCTATTCAGGGTTTACAGGATTTGAAGGGGCAATCCTTATTTTAGGGTTAAAAAACTTTCTGGCTGCTCCTGGAATCATCATCGGATGTATGATTATTGGTGGTTTGATTTATCTCCAATTCCGTCGTTTTCTGGATAAAAAAGACTTATTAATTATTGGAACATTTACAGTATTATTATTAATTGTTTTTCTATTTTTTGGTACTTTAGGATTTGAATCTGTTTCTTTTTTGTTAATATCAGGATTAGTAGCAGGAGCAGGTTTAATAGCGGTTACATCTTTGTTTAAATTAATTTATCAACTGCTATCTAGTATTTTTTAA
- a CDS encoding tetratricopeptide repeat protein, whose product METQVEKQELTNENNKSNRSDIFDLLSGIGLVGGAVGSLFGNAVFAAIPISFSVALQIANRRQLKVQLAQLQESAVIQMSEQINNNQSIILEQFQQLRKDSEEHLNQQDQKVKIVVSELSEKITNHQESLNTLKVEKDQLNQFTHSLESQLSKVQEIVETLQQIENVSQVIRINPQGADAYYERGLSHQKLGDKTGAIEDYTEALHLNSTYAKAYHNRGILLAEMGNKKQAVEDLRLAAKYYFEQGDIESYEKARNLSKEFYEVRHSLINHLESDSVVSDESIMKENSSNQVNLISVGGLFDDDFDTEQNITVLG is encoded by the coding sequence ATGGAAACCCAAGTAGAAAAACAAGAATTAACCAATGAAAATAATAAGAGTAACCGCTCTGATATTTTTGATTTATTATCAGGTATTGGTTTAGTTGGTGGTGCTGTTGGTTCTCTCTTTGGCAATGCTGTTTTTGCTGCTATTCCTATTTCTTTTTCGGTTGCTTTACAAATTGCTAATCGTCGCCAGTTGAAAGTACAATTAGCTCAATTACAAGAAAGTGCTGTCATCCAAATGAGCGAACAAATAAATAACAATCAGTCTATTATTCTTGAACAATTTCAACAGCTTAGAAAAGACAGTGAAGAACACTTAAATCAGCAAGATCAAAAAGTCAAAATAGTTGTTAGTGAACTATCAGAAAAAATCACAAATCATCAAGAATCTTTAAATACATTAAAAGTAGAAAAAGATCAATTAAATCAATTCACTCATTCCTTAGAATCTCAACTCAGTAAAGTTCAAGAGATTGTTGAAACTTTGCAACAGATTGAAAACGTTTCCCAAGTTATTCGTATTAATCCTCAAGGTGCTGATGCTTATTATGAAAGAGGATTAAGTCATCAAAAATTAGGAGATAAAACAGGAGCAATAGAAGACTATACCGAAGCTCTACATCTTAACTCCACTTATGCAAAAGCTTATCATAATCGTGGTATTCTTTTGGCAGAAATGGGGAACAAAAAACAAGCCGTTGAAGACCTAAGATTAGCTGCTAAATATTACTTTGAACAAGGAGATATTGAAAGCTACGAAAAAGCAAGAAATCTTAGCAAGGAATTCTATGAAGTTCGTCATTCTCTTATTAATCACCTAGAATCTGATTCAGTGGTTTCTGACGAATCAATCATGAAAGAAAATTCATCTAATCAAGTTAATTTAATTTCTGTTGGTGGTCTTTTCGATGATGATTTTGACACTGAGCAAAACATTACTGTGCTTGGTTAA